In Phenylobacterium hankyongense, the sequence AGCTAGCCGGCGCGCACGATGACCGAGAACGCCGACCCCCCGACGCACGAGACGAAACTGAGGATCGGCTATGACCGCCTGCGCGGCCATATGCTCAACCTGGCCGAGCTGATCTTCCTGGACGTGCTTTCGACGGCGCCGCAGGAGGCCACGGCGCTGCGGCTGCTCGGGGTGAGCCGCTGCAAGCTCGGCAAGGCGGAGGCGGGGATCGCCGATCTCCGCAACGCCGCGGCCCTGGCGCCGGAGCTGGAGATCGGCTGGCGCGACCTGGCCGTGGCCTTGCGCGACGCCGGCCAGGCCGACGCCGCCGTCGAGGCCTATGCGGCCGCCGTCCGCCTGCGGACCGGCGAGCGCGCCGCCCAGCCGCCGGCCCCGCTGGCGGCCCTGACCTTCTCCAGCGAGCGGGCGGTCCACGAGTTCACCCTGGTCGACTATCCGTACGCGGCCAACATCCGCTACGGGGCCGGCCGCCCGTCCCACCCCGAGCTTGCCGAGCAGATCGGGCGGGGGCGGGATCGCTACGCGGCCTTTCTGGCCGAGCTTGGGGATATCCAGCCGGACCTGGCGCAGATCCCGCTCGGCGGCTCGTACGAGAGCCCGACGCCCTTCTGGCTGAACAGCTGGTTCTGCGGCCTGGACGGCATGGCGCTGATCCAGATGCTGCGGCGGCACGATCCGCGCCGCTTCGTGGAGATCGGCTCCGGCATCTCCACCAAGTTCGCGCGGCACGCGGTGGCCGCCTACAGCCTGCGCACCCGGCTGACCTCCATCGACCCGCAGCCGCGCAGCGAGGTCGACGCCCTGTGCGACCACGTCATCCGCAAGCCGCTGGAGCAGTGCGACGTCGGC encodes:
- a CDS encoding class I SAM-dependent methyltransferase gives rise to the protein MTENADPPTHETKLRIGYDRLRGHMLNLAELIFLDVLSTAPQEATALRLLGVSRCKLGKAEAGIADLRNAAALAPELEIGWRDLAVALRDAGQADAAVEAYAAAVRLRTGERAAQPPAPLAALTFSSERAVHEFTLVDYPYAANIRYGAGRPSHPELAEQIGRGRDRYAAFLAELGDIQPDLAQIPLGGSYESPTPFWLNSWFCGLDGMALIQMLRRHDPRRFVEIGSGISTKFARHAVAAYSLRTRLTSIDPQPRSEVDALCDHVIRKPLEQCDVGIFAALEAGDILFLDSSHRAFQGSDVTVFFLEILPRLKPGVIVHIHDIYLPDDYLSGHVPRLWNEQYLLATALLFGGSAFEILFPCWYVGQDPVLRAQGRAALCRGPLSELDLYGASFWMRKA